The following proteins are co-located in the Agromyces laixinhei genome:
- a CDS encoding aspartate aminotransferase family protein has translation MTDTIAVDTHSDIDALQQKAKDHLWMHFARQSTMETSGVPIITRGLGHHVYDIEGREYFDGLAGLFVVNAGHGRTRLAEAAARQAEQLAYFPIWSYAHPSAIELADRLAGYAPADLNRVFFSTGGGEAVETAFKLAKYYWKLQGRPTKHKVISRSVAYHGTPQGALAITGIPGMKEMFEPVTPGGFRVPNTNFYRAAEMGAPADDLEAFGLWAANRIEEMILFEGPETVAAVFLEPVQNSGGCFPPPPGYFARVREICDRYDVLLVSDEVICAFGRLGHMFACDAYGYVPDMITCAKAMTSGYSPIGATIVSEKIYAPFAEGNTSFAHGYTFGGHPVSAAVALENLDIFEEEGLNERVRENSPRFRAELEKLLDLPIVGDVRGDGYFFGIELVKDKQTRETFDDDESEQLLRGFLSKALFDAGLYCRADDRGDPVIQLAPPLTIGPAEFTEIEQKLRGVLTEASNRI, from the coding sequence ATGACCGACACGATCGCCGTCGACACGCACTCCGACATCGACGCCCTGCAGCAGAAGGCCAAGGACCATCTCTGGATGCACTTCGCCCGGCAGTCCACCATGGAGACGTCGGGGGTGCCGATCATCACCCGTGGACTTGGCCACCATGTCTACGACATCGAAGGCCGTGAGTACTTCGACGGGCTCGCGGGACTCTTCGTCGTGAACGCCGGTCACGGCCGCACCCGTCTCGCCGAGGCCGCCGCCAGGCAGGCGGAGCAGCTCGCCTACTTTCCGATCTGGTCGTACGCCCACCCCTCGGCGATCGAGCTCGCCGACCGGCTGGCGGGGTACGCGCCGGCCGATCTCAACCGCGTCTTCTTCTCGACCGGCGGAGGTGAAGCCGTCGAGACGGCGTTCAAGCTCGCGAAGTACTACTGGAAGCTCCAGGGCAGGCCAACAAAGCACAAGGTGATCTCCCGTTCGGTGGCCTATCACGGCACGCCCCAGGGCGCACTTGCGATCACCGGCATTCCCGGAATGAAGGAGATGTTCGAGCCGGTGACCCCCGGCGGGTTCCGGGTTCCGAACACCAACTTCTACCGTGCCGCCGAGATGGGCGCACCGGCCGACGACCTGGAGGCCTTCGGCCTGTGGGCAGCGAACCGCATCGAGGAGATGATCCTCTTCGAGGGCCCGGAGACCGTCGCCGCGGTCTTCCTCGAGCCGGTGCAGAACTCGGGCGGCTGCTTCCCGCCGCCTCCCGGGTACTTCGCGCGCGTGCGCGAGATCTGCGACCGGTACGACGTGCTCCTCGTCTCCGACGAGGTCATCTGCGCGTTCGGCCGCCTCGGGCACATGTTCGCGTGCGACGCCTACGGATATGTGCCCGACATGATCACGTGCGCGAAGGCCATGACGTCGGGATACTCCCCCATCGGCGCGACGATCGTCTCGGAGAAGATCTACGCGCCGTTCGCCGAGGGCAACACGTCGTTCGCTCACGGGTACACCTTCGGCGGGCACCCGGTATCGGCGGCGGTCGCTCTGGAGAACCTCGACATCTTCGAGGAGGAGGGGCTGAACGAGCGGGTCCGCGAGAACTCGCCGCGCTTCCGCGCCGAGCTCGAGAAGCTGCTCGACCTCCCGATCGTCGGCGACGTGCGCGGCGACGGGTACTTCTTCGGCATCGAACTCGTGAAGGACAAGCAGACGCGCGAGACCTTCGACGACGACGAATCCGAGCAGCTGCTCCGCGGCTTCCTGTCGAAGGCACTGTTCGATGCGGGTCTCTACTGTCGCGCCGACGATCGCGGCGACCCCGTGATCCAGCTCGCGCCACCGCTCACGATCGGCCCTGCCGAATTCACGGAGATCGAGCAGAAGCTCCGCGGCGTGCTCACCGAGGCCTCGAACCGAATCTGA
- a CDS encoding serine/threonine-protein kinase, translated as MSRRLPSTPPNLPGFAFVSVLGSGGFADVYLYEQNMPRRLVAVKVLLAEVVTDDLRQMFQAEANLMAQLSSHPSILTVYQASVAADGRPYLVMEYCSASLGQRYRAVQLPLAEVLSVGVRIASAVETAHRQGVLHRDIKPSNILTTAYGHPVLSDFGIAATLGEAESSDAVGLSIPWSAPEVLHDEVSGTVASEVWSLGATVYSLLAGRSPFEVPGGDNGSGALMARIDRAKLAPTGRTDVPKSLEQVLARSMSRRPSDRQANALEFIRDLQSVEEELGLTQTPIEVAVDDWALATAVDVEERTRVSGVHGTGDAGRRRRRPRTAPRSAALPGADSRADDLGMSGSRTSRPGSRRLAWGVSLVSVALVVLVGVGAYAVIQGARSIPVVTDVQGTATDGGVTFSWNDPGLQTADAYVVTVDDEMLPPQREASITVTAGDGDRVCASVAVTRDGRSGASSAERCVDVSVAVDQGS; from the coding sequence GTGTCGCGTCGACTGCCGTCCACTCCGCCGAACCTCCCCGGGTTCGCGTTCGTCAGCGTGCTCGGCTCCGGCGGTTTCGCCGACGTGTACCTCTACGAACAGAACATGCCGAGGCGGCTCGTCGCCGTGAAGGTGCTCCTCGCCGAAGTCGTCACCGACGACCTGCGCCAGATGTTCCAGGCAGAGGCGAACCTCATGGCACAGCTCTCGTCGCACCCGTCGATCCTCACGGTGTACCAGGCGAGCGTCGCAGCCGACGGGCGTCCGTACCTCGTGATGGAGTACTGCTCCGCCTCGCTCGGCCAGCGATACCGTGCGGTGCAGTTGCCGCTGGCCGAGGTGCTCTCCGTGGGGGTGCGAATCGCGAGCGCCGTCGAGACCGCGCACCGGCAGGGGGTGTTGCACCGAGACATCAAACCGTCGAACATCCTCACGACGGCGTATGGCCATCCCGTCCTCTCCGACTTCGGCATCGCGGCGACCCTCGGCGAAGCGGAGTCCTCCGACGCCGTCGGGCTGTCGATCCCGTGGTCGGCGCCCGAGGTGCTGCATGACGAGGTCTCCGGCACCGTCGCGAGCGAGGTCTGGTCGCTCGGCGCGACCGTGTACTCGCTGCTCGCGGGTCGCAGCCCGTTCGAGGTGCCCGGCGGCGATAACGGATCCGGCGCACTGATGGCCCGCATCGACAGGGCGAAGCTCGCTCCGACCGGCCGCACCGACGTGCCGAAGAGCCTCGAACAGGTGCTTGCACGTTCGATGTCGCGCCGGCCGTCGGACCGGCAGGCGAATGCGCTCGAGTTCATCCGCGACCTGCAATCGGTCGAGGAGGAACTCGGGCTCACCCAGACTCCGATCGAGGTCGCGGTGGACGACTGGGCCCTCGCGACCGCCGTCGACGTCGAGGAGCGGACCCGCGTCAGCGGGGTGCACGGCACCGGTGACGCCGGCCGGCGCCGCCGGCGGCCGCGCACGGCACCCCGCAGTGCAGCGCTCCCCGGCGCCGACTCCCGCGCCGACGACCTCGGCATGAGCGGCAGCCGCACGAGCCGGCCCGGCAGCCGCCGGCTCGCGTGGGGTGTCTCGCTCGTGTCCGTGGCCCTCGTGGTGCTCGTCGGCGTCGGTGCCTACGCGGTGATCCAGGGCGCCCGATCGATCCCCGTGGTGACCGACGTCCAAGGCACGGCGACCGACGGCGGCGTGACCTTCTCCTGGAACGACCCCGGTCTCCAGACCGCTGACGCGTACGTCGTGACCGTCGACGATGAGATGCTGCCGCCGCAGCGCGAGGCGAGCATCACGGTGACCGCCGGGGACGGCGACCGGGTGTGCGCGAGCGTCGCGGTCACGCGTGACGGCAGATCGGGCGCGTCGAGTGCCGAGCGCTGCGTCGACGTGTCCGTCGCCGTCGACCAGGGGTCATGA
- a CDS encoding PP2C family protein-serine/threonine phosphatase — protein MTQIGKGNARHRITLPDGTEVTLAWAAVTDTGHRREVNEDSFVAQAPIFAVADGMGGHAAGDFASAAVVTRLAEHGGRSLVGTAEIDQSLRLAVEDMGRGAGVTDEGSGTTVTGAALGVISDEPAWIVFNIGDSRVYRLVGGVLEQLTVDHSIVQELVDAGQITREEADTHPHSNVITRAVGFHEMPIPDYRAIAVESGMRLLICSDGLTKELTTYGIRHFLVANAKAEKAARQLLEAALGNGGRDNVTAIVVDVLEVVGPAAPQQTGVGEPERD, from the coding sequence GTGACCCAGATCGGCAAAGGCAATGCCCGTCATCGGATCACGCTGCCAGACGGCACCGAGGTCACGCTCGCGTGGGCGGCGGTCACCGATACCGGGCATCGCCGCGAGGTCAACGAAGACAGCTTCGTCGCCCAGGCTCCGATCTTCGCCGTCGCCGACGGCATGGGCGGCCACGCTGCAGGCGACTTCGCGAGCGCCGCGGTCGTCACCCGGCTCGCCGAACACGGCGGCAGGAGCCTCGTCGGCACGGCCGAGATCGACCAGTCCCTGCGGCTCGCGGTCGAGGACATGGGTCGCGGTGCGGGTGTCACCGATGAAGGCAGCGGCACCACGGTCACCGGTGCCGCGCTCGGAGTGATCTCCGACGAACCCGCGTGGATCGTCTTCAACATCGGCGATTCGCGGGTGTACCGGCTCGTCGGCGGCGTACTGGAGCAACTGACGGTCGACCACTCGATCGTGCAGGAGCTCGTCGATGCAGGCCAGATCACGCGCGAAGAGGCCGACACGCACCCGCACTCGAACGTGATCACGCGGGCCGTCGGCTTCCATGAGATGCCCATCCCCGACTACCGCGCGATCGCCGTCGAGTCGGGCATGCGGTTGCTGATCTGTTCCGACGGACTCACGAAGGAGCTGACGACCTACGGGATCCGGCACTTCCTCGTCGCCAATGCGAAAGCCGAGAAGGCAGCGAGGCAGTTGCTCGAAGCCGCACTCGGCAACGGAGGCCGTGACAACGTCACGGCGATCGTCGTCGACGTGCTCGAGGTCGTCGGGCCGGCGGCACCGCAGCAGACCGGCGTCGGCGAGCCGGAACGCGACTGA
- a CDS encoding Lrp/AsnC family transcriptional regulator yields the protein MTTNNGRSSQPRPMHLDVVSKAIIEQLQADGRRSYSDIGKAVGLSEAAVRQRVQRLTESGVMQIVAVTDPMQLGFTTQAMIGIHTSGDTRVLAEQLAEIPEIDYVVLTAGSFDVMVEIVCENDDELLDLLNTRIRVLAGVQSTETFVYLKLQKQYYNWGTR from the coding sequence ATGACGACGAACAACGGGCGTTCTTCGCAACCGCGACCCATGCACCTCGACGTCGTCTCCAAGGCGATCATCGAGCAGTTGCAGGCCGATGGGCGGCGCTCGTATTCCGACATCGGCAAGGCGGTCGGCCTGTCGGAGGCCGCGGTGCGGCAGCGCGTGCAGCGGCTCACCGAGTCGGGCGTCATGCAGATCGTCGCCGTGACCGACCCGATGCAGCTCGGCTTCACGACGCAGGCCATGATCGGCATCCACACCTCGGGTGACACCCGAGTGCTCGCCGAGCAGCTCGCCGAGATTCCCGAGATCGACTACGTCGTGCTCACTGCCGGAAGTTTCGACGTGATGGTCGAGATCGTCTGCGAGAACGACGACGAGTTGCTCGACCTCCTGAATACGCGCATCCGCGTGCTCGCGGGCGTGCAGTCGACCGAGACATTCGTCTACCTGAAGCTCCAGAAGCAGTACTACAACTGGGGCACCCGCTGA
- a CDS encoding fibronectin type III domain-containing protein — protein sequence MPQIPDLTRILRRRSAAITVAATTAVVALVAGVAIASGGYAAQRVDLGDASAWVVSGKHQAVGRANTALLELNSVVETRSGGVEIVQQGSTVLVLDPDRATVRMVDATTSSLTETVAIPPDDAVLALAGSRVVVESGGDVWSTPVSEFARFDADSEPMLSFGPGSVTSVEPDGTLFAYTPSTGDIGEVDAADAETVGARWQIEPLVEEHEVVITSVGGRWAVYDVDTRILHLERGAIDLGDAIGANDAPVLQAPSNSGDEVVIATRRGLVSVGLDGEAPRMLVEGRSGIPAAPFTHDGCLYAAWGGGTAWRSCGADAGDDVELPSAPGTGDYAFVANGATLVLNERRSGLTWAVDAGFGLIDNWDALLAIERDEETVEQNDPDTPPTLEKSQVPPVAADDDFGARPGRTTSLPVLLNDYDANGDALIVKTVDGELPAGVVLERIADQQQLQLQLDDEASGVITFGYTIDDGFGGTAHASVSVTVRDPDENSPPVQQRQSKALVAAGGRVNTAVLGDWVDPDGDPFFLERATTAAPDALSSTADGMIVFDEKGGAGTERSVSLVVSDGRDTGVGVLGVGVRPPGDVPIVADPFVVLATAGEEVRIDPLRHVRGGSGQIQLSAVPAKPDAQLTPDFDGGTFRFVSSAVRTHSLEYTVTDGTWTTTGRVRVEVAAPPEQDTTPITVPHTAFLRIGQPVDVDVLATDIDPTGGVLILTGLGSPEVDAGIQVEVVEHRILRVTLSGPLETGSSVFGYRISNGLAEAEGEVTLVEVPQLEIAQPPVAVPDKISARTGDVVDISVLANDEHPDTLPLALDPTVERQPEAGLLFVDGDRLRYFAPETPGEYEAIYRITGPDGQSATATVQISVRAADAETNTPPVPATVTARVLSGETVRIPVPLGGSDPEGDSVQLLGQGGSPELGNVNAHGPDWLEYQAGEYSAGTDDFEYEVVDALGARAVGTVRVGIAPRLDGARTPVAVNDFVQVRPARTVSVRVLENDSDPDGGALTLTNVTPTEGEAVATIVDDRIEVELPPGEGEYGFIYTIENEQLGSASTFLRVEASDTAALARPEASDTVLTLSDILDKDSIDVPVLRNVFLADAEVSDLTVGLVDGYESGAEVRSNGSIRVPVADHRRVIPFSVAHPEDPSIVAYAFIWVPGRDDALPQLRTDAPAVRVVSGDEVTIELDDYVIAASGRPVKITDAATVRASHSDGTELVVDENTLRYRSEEGYFGPASLSFTVTDGESATDPSARIGTIVVPITVAPTKSQPPVFVGGVIDFEPGQSKQIDLLKLTNYPYPGARDELVYQLLPPPVEGFDFSFDGSELTISADASTSKGTRAAVPIGVADDAGEGRPGRIELRVVPSTKPIARPAPDSAIVARGRTTAIDVLENDRATNPFPDVPLRVVDVRGADADDLPAGVSIEPSDDRSTLNVTIDPGAAPVNSTVQYQVADATGDASRYAWGLVTISVQDRPDPVTGASVTGFGDGTLDVAFGAGAFNNSPITGYEIEVVDADTGEVTSTTGCSATTCTVPTYGNGPANAVNVRVRAKNAIGLSDPADAPGPLWSDVVPPPPSGLRAMPLDGRLSIEWDPVRAGSGSAIESYVVTVAGAPSEVSASTACTATLCSVDSPPLVNGSQVPITVSARNQAYPSLAVWNEAGTSGTPFGAPIAGGIAVNGDAAAGTVTVAWDAFAGNGDPIGGYFVERLVDGESRVPGGGQACSVSKPAPGTVSPPVGGGSVAEVVSVGPGVTSVQFAGTAESTRYSFVVWGYNRAACVNTEVAGAVVRPAPGAVRDVDSRMDFRTADVYDRYITGVSPDAWRYDIVAVDQNGAQIPGTLQSFSGSGWAQDLFARPFGEAVRFQVRTCSVWGSCGAWSGAIPSDARPSLSFALPSRIWDEGAKNWSWTAAPANSGLPVAFSCGIDGDRTGRPAQTPTNCQIPDAVGGERVWLDVEIAGVVVRYENR from the coding sequence ATGCCGCAGATCCCCGACCTGACTCGCATTCTGAGACGCCGATCCGCCGCCATCACGGTGGCGGCGACCACCGCCGTGGTGGCACTCGTGGCCGGTGTCGCGATCGCCTCCGGGGGGTACGCCGCGCAACGCGTCGATCTCGGCGACGCCTCTGCGTGGGTGGTCAGCGGCAAGCATCAGGCGGTCGGCCGTGCGAACACCGCCCTGCTCGAACTGAACTCGGTCGTGGAGACCCGCTCGGGCGGTGTCGAGATCGTGCAGCAGGGATCCACGGTGCTCGTGCTCGACCCCGATCGGGCGACCGTGCGCATGGTCGACGCGACCACGTCGAGTCTCACCGAGACCGTCGCGATCCCGCCCGACGACGCAGTGCTCGCCCTCGCCGGTTCCCGGGTCGTCGTCGAGTCGGGAGGAGACGTCTGGTCGACGCCGGTCTCCGAGTTCGCGCGTTTCGACGCCGATTCCGAGCCCATGCTCTCGTTCGGACCCGGATCCGTCACCTCGGTCGAACCCGACGGCACGCTCTTCGCCTACACACCGTCGACGGGCGACATCGGCGAAGTCGACGCGGCCGATGCCGAGACGGTCGGAGCACGCTGGCAGATCGAGCCGCTCGTCGAGGAACACGAGGTGGTGATCACCTCGGTCGGCGGACGGTGGGCGGTCTACGACGTCGATACCCGCATCCTGCATCTCGAGCGCGGGGCGATCGACCTCGGCGACGCCATCGGCGCCAACGACGCGCCCGTGCTGCAGGCCCCGTCGAACAGTGGCGACGAGGTCGTGATCGCCACACGGCGTGGGCTCGTCAGCGTCGGACTCGACGGTGAGGCGCCGCGGATGCTGGTGGAGGGTCGTTCGGGCATTCCTGCCGCACCGTTCACGCACGACGGATGCCTCTACGCCGCGTGGGGCGGCGGCACGGCATGGCGCTCCTGCGGTGCCGATGCCGGCGACGACGTCGAACTGCCGTCTGCACCGGGCACCGGCGACTACGCGTTCGTCGCCAACGGCGCGACGCTCGTGCTCAACGAACGCCGCAGCGGCCTCACGTGGGCGGTCGATGCCGGCTTCGGACTCATCGACAACTGGGATGCCCTGCTCGCGATCGAGCGCGATGAGGAGACGGTCGAGCAGAACGACCCCGACACGCCGCCGACGCTCGAGAAGAGCCAGGTGCCGCCGGTGGCCGCCGATGACGACTTCGGCGCTCGCCCGGGCCGCACGACGTCATTGCCGGTGCTGCTGAACGACTACGACGCGAACGGCGACGCCCTCATCGTCAAGACCGTCGACGGTGAGCTGCCTGCCGGTGTCGTGCTCGAACGGATCGCCGACCAACAGCAGTTGCAGCTCCAGCTCGACGACGAGGCATCCGGGGTCATCACCTTCGGCTACACGATCGACGACGGCTTCGGCGGCACCGCCCATGCCTCGGTCAGCGTGACCGTGCGCGACCCCGACGAGAACTCGCCGCCCGTGCAGCAACGGCAGTCCAAGGCACTCGTGGCGGCCGGGGGCCGCGTGAACACGGCGGTGCTCGGCGACTGGGTCGACCCCGACGGCGATCCGTTCTTCCTCGAGCGAGCCACGACCGCCGCGCCCGACGCACTGTCGTCGACGGCCGACGGCATGATCGTGTTCGACGAGAAGGGCGGTGCCGGCACCGAACGATCCGTCTCGCTCGTGGTGTCCGACGGGCGCGACACCGGCGTCGGCGTGCTCGGCGTCGGCGTTCGGCCGCCCGGTGATGTGCCCATCGTTGCGGATCCCTTCGTCGTGCTCGCGACGGCGGGCGAAGAGGTGCGGATCGACCCGCTTCGGCACGTGCGCGGCGGTTCGGGTCAGATCCAGCTGAGCGCCGTCCCCGCCAAGCCCGACGCGCAGCTCACCCCCGACTTCGACGGCGGCACCTTCCGGTTCGTGAGTTCCGCCGTGCGCACCCACTCGCTCGAATACACGGTGACGGATGGCACGTGGACGACGACGGGCCGCGTCAGAGTCGAGGTCGCGGCCCCGCCCGAGCAGGACACCACCCCCATCACGGTGCCGCACACGGCGTTCCTCAGGATCGGACAACCGGTCGACGTCGACGTGCTCGCCACCGACATCGATCCGACGGGCGGCGTGCTGATCCTCACGGGCCTCGGCAGCCCCGAGGTCGACGCCGGCATCCAGGTCGAGGTCGTCGAGCACCGTATTCTCCGGGTGACGCTCTCGGGACCGCTCGAGACCGGCTCGTCGGTGTTCGGGTACCGCATCAGCAACGGCCTCGCCGAGGCCGAGGGCGAGGTGACCCTCGTCGAGGTGCCACAACTCGAGATCGCCCAGCCGCCCGTCGCGGTGCCCGACAAGATCTCTGCGCGTACCGGCGACGTCGTCGACATCTCGGTGCTCGCCAACGACGAGCACCCCGACACCCTGCCGCTCGCACTCGATCCGACGGTCGAACGGCAGCCCGAAGCCGGTCTGCTCTTCGTCGACGGCGATCGGCTCCGCTATTTCGCCCCCGAGACGCCGGGGGAGTACGAGGCGATCTACCGCATCACGGGGCCCGACGGACAGTCGGCCACCGCCACTGTGCAGATCTCGGTGCGTGCCGCCGACGCCGAGACCAATACGCCGCCGGTGCCGGCGACCGTGACCGCCCGCGTGCTCTCGGGCGAGACGGTCCGCATCCCGGTGCCGCTCGGCGGATCCGACCCCGAGGGCGATAGCGTGCAGTTGCTGGGGCAGGGAGGCAGCCCCGAACTCGGCAACGTCAACGCCCATGGCCCCGACTGGCTCGAATACCAGGCGGGTGAGTACTCGGCGGGCACCGATGACTTCGAGTACGAGGTCGTCGACGCCCTCGGTGCGCGCGCCGTCGGCACCGTCAGAGTCGGCATCGCGCCGCGCCTCGACGGAGCGCGCACGCCGGTCGCCGTCAACGACTTCGTGCAGGTGCGGCCGGCGCGCACGGTCTCCGTCCGGGTGCTCGAGAACGACTCCGATCCCGACGGGGGCGCTCTGACGCTGACGAACGTCACGCCGACCGAGGGTGAGGCCGTCGCGACCATCGTCGACGATCGCATCGAGGTCGAGCTTCCGCCGGGTGAAGGCGAGTACGGCTTCATCTACACGATCGAGAACGAACAGCTCGGCAGTGCCTCGACCTTCCTCCGCGTCGAAGCCAGCGATACCGCGGCGCTCGCTCGCCCCGAGGCATCCGACACGGTGCTCACCCTGAGCGACATCCTCGACAAGGACAGCATCGACGTGCCCGTGCTCCGCAACGTGTTCCTCGCCGACGCCGAGGTCTCCGATCTCACCGTCGGACTCGTCGACGGCTACGAGAGCGGCGCCGAGGTTCGCAGCAACGGCAGCATCCGGGTGCCGGTGGCGGACCACCGGCGTGTCATCCCGTTCTCCGTCGCGCATCCTGAGGACCCGTCGATCGTCGCGTACGCATTCATCTGGGTGCCCGGCCGCGACGACGCGCTCCCGCAACTGCGCACCGATGCCCCGGCCGTTCGCGTCGTCAGCGGCGACGAGGTCACGATCGAACTCGACGACTACGTCATCGCCGCTTCGGGGCGACCGGTGAAGATCACGGATGCCGCGACCGTGCGCGCATCGCACAGCGACGGAACCGAGTTGGTCGTCGATGAGAACACGCTCAGGTACCGGAGCGAGGAGGGCTACTTCGGGCCGGCCTCCCTCTCATTCACGGTGACCGACGGCGAATCGGCGACCGACCCCTCGGCACGGATCGGCACCATCGTGGTGCCGATCACCGTGGCGCCGACGAAGAGCCAGCCGCCCGTCTTCGTCGGTGGCGTCATCGACTTCGAACCCGGCCAGTCCAAGCAGATCGATCTGCTGAAGCTCACGAACTACCCGTACCCCGGGGCGCGCGACGAACTCGTCTACCAGCTGCTGCCGCCGCCGGTCGAGGGCTTCGATTTCTCGTTCGACGGCAGCGAGCTCACGATCAGCGCCGACGCCTCGACCTCGAAGGGAACGCGGGCCGCGGTCCCCATCGGGGTCGCCGACGATGCCGGCGAGGGCAGACCGGGCCGCATCGAGCTGCGAGTGGTGCCGTCGACGAAACCGATCGCCCGTCCGGCACCCGACAGCGCGATCGTCGCCCGCGGACGCACGACGGCGATCGACGTGCTCGAGAACGACCGTGCCACGAACCCGTTCCCCGACGTTCCGCTGCGGGTCGTCGACGTACGCGGGGCCGACGCCGACGATCTGCCCGCCGGAGTCTCGATCGAACCGAGCGACGACCGCTCGACCCTGAACGTGACCATCGATCCCGGCGCGGCGCCCGTGAACTCGACGGTGCAGTACCAAGTGGCCGACGCCACCGGCGACGCGAGCCGATACGCCTGGGGGCTCGTCACGATCTCCGTGCAGGACCGCCCCGACCCGGTCACCGGGGCGAGCGTGACCGGCTTCGGCGACGGCACCCTCGACGTCGCCTTCGGCGCGGGCGCGTTCAACAACTCGCCGATCACGGGCTACGAGATCGAGGTCGTCGATGCCGACACGGGCGAGGTGACGAGCACGACGGGGTGCTCCGCGACGACGTGCACGGTGCCGACGTACGGCAATGGCCCGGCGAACGCCGTCAACGTGCGGGTGCGGGCGAAGAACGCGATCGGTCTCTCCGACCCGGCGGACGCGCCGGGGCCGCTCTGGTCGGACGTCGTTCCGCCGCCGCCGAGCGGACTGCGGGCGATGCCGCTCGACGGACGCCTCTCCATCGAATGGGATCCGGTGCGGGCCGGTTCCGGGAGCGCGATCGAGTCGTACGTGGTCACCGTCGCCGGCGCTCCGAGCGAAGTCTCGGCGAGCACCGCGTGCACGGCGACGCTCTGCTCGGTCGATTCCCCGCCGCTCGTGAACGGTAGCCAGGTGCCGATCACGGTCAGTGCCCGCAACCAGGCGTATCCTTCGCTCGCGGTCTGGAATGAGGCGGGCACCAGCGGCACCCCGTTCGGCGCACCGATCGCCGGCGGCATCGCCGTCAACGGCGACGCCGCAGCCGGCACGGTCACGGTCGCCTGGGATGCGTTCGCGGGCAACGGCGACCCCATCGGCGGGTATTTCGTCGAGCGTCTCGTCGACGGGGAGTCGAGAGTGCCGGGCGGAGGCCAGGCGTGCTCCGTGTCGAAGCCGGCGCCGGGCACCGTCTCCCCGCCGGTCGGCGGAGGGTCCGTCGCCGAAGTGGTCTCCGTGGGGCCGGGCGTCACGAGCGTGCAGTTCGCCGGCACCGCGGAGTCCACCAGGTACTCCTTCGTCGTGTGGGGCTACAACCGCGCGGCATGCGTGAACACCGAGGTCGCCGGAGCCGTCGTACGGCCCGCGCCCGGTGCGGTTCGTGACGTCGACAGCCGCATGGACTTCCGCACCGCCGATGTCTACGACCGGTACATCACCGGCGTCTCGCCCGATGCGTGGCGCTACGACATCGTCGCCGTCGACCAGAACGGTGCGCAGATCCCCGGTACGCTGCAGAGCTTCAGCGGCTCGGGGTGGGCGCAGGATCTCTTCGCCCGTCCGTTCGGCGAAGCCGTGAGATTCCAGGTGCGCACCTGCTCGGTCTGGGGCAGTTGCGGAGCGTGGTCGGGAGCCATACCTTCCGATGCGAGGCCCTCGCTGTCGTTCGCGTTGCCGAGCCGGATCTGGGATGAGGGTGCGAAGAACTGGTCGTGGACCGCGGCACCCGCGAACTCCGGCCTCCCGGTGGCGTTCAGTTGCGGCATCGACGGCGACCGCACCGGCCGCCCCGCGCAGACTCCGACGAACTGTCAGATCCCCGACGCCGTGGGCGGTGAGCGCGTCTGGTTGGATGTTGAGATCGCGGGCGTCGTCGTTCGCTACGAGAACCGCTGA
- a CDS encoding FHA domain-containing protein: MVSGAVSSSAVAGARVWDVILGDRFIAALAAPAPDEVLTALAEAAGDDELALEALVGLIPSGRTDPIDSFGLVWWTGEDSSTGVTAVVRGDAVVDLASPGGSRRFDARGIQPWHLADFDDVVALRITDAASPLERAPGSGERITHRRASLRASSIEWAAVPETADAAAPATVEIAVADTIVTPRPSRSATGEAGPNPDAEPKREPEPTSPGEQRQTESIGARFRVGIGPPQTVTVPVLIGRRPVKPRIGASGPQPELLTVSSPGAVVSGTHLELRIVGSRLVATDLHSTNGTVLRTGSGARRLRAGESIVVLPGSSLDLGDGTIVEILFALGAPGA, encoded by the coding sequence ATGGTCTCAGGCGCGGTCTCGAGTTCGGCGGTTGCCGGTGCACGTGTGTGGGACGTGATCCTGGGAGACCGGTTCATCGCCGCGCTCGCGGCGCCCGCGCCAGACGAGGTGCTGACCGCGCTCGCCGAGGCCGCAGGCGACGATGAGCTCGCGCTCGAGGCCCTCGTCGGGCTCATTCCCTCGGGCCGGACCGACCCGATCGACTCGTTCGGCCTCGTCTGGTGGACCGGCGAAGACTCGTCGACGGGCGTCACCGCGGTCGTGCGCGGCGATGCGGTCGTCGACCTCGCCTCGCCGGGCGGCAGTCGGCGGTTCGATGCACGCGGCATACAGCCGTGGCATCTCGCCGACTTCGACGACGTCGTCGCGCTGCGCATCACCGATGCCGCGTCGCCGCTCGAACGCGCGCCGGGCTCCGGTGAGCGCATCACCCATCGTCGGGCGAGTCTTCGGGCCTCGTCCATCGAGTGGGCGGCAGTGCCCGAGACGGCGGATGCCGCAGCGCCCGCGACGGTGGAGATCGCCGTCGCCGACACGATCGTGACCCCGCGACCATCCCGGTCCGCCACGGGGGAGGCCGGGCCGAATCCTGATGCGGAGCCGAAACGTGAGCCCGAGCCGACTTCGCCGGGGGAGCAACGGCAGACCGAGTCGATCGGGGCGCGATTCCGGGTCGGCATCGGACCGCCGCAGACGGTGACGGTTCCCGTGCTCATCGGGCGGCGCCCCGTGAAACCGCGCATCGGCGCATCCGGCCCACAGCCCGAACTCCTGACCGTCTCCTCGCCCGGGGCGGTCGTCTCGGGTACGCATCTCGAGTTGCGCATCGTCGGCTCCCGACTCGTCGCCACCGACCTGCACTCGACCAACGGCACCGTGCTCCGCACGGGTTCGGGCGCTCGTCGCTTGCGCGCCGGGGAGTCCATCGTCGTGCTTCCGGGAAGCAGCCTCGATCTCGGAGACGGTACGATCGTCGAGATCCTCTTCGCTCTGGGTGCTCCCGGCGCATGA